TGGATGACGCGTACGACCATGATCACGATCATGAATAATTAACACTTTAAAGAATAAATTCTATTACTTTTTAATAGAATTTATTCTTTTTTTATAATTAAACATACAAATTAAGTTCATACAGTAATTTTTATGAATAGAAATGCAGTCATTGCCTTTTCAATCTTATCTTTCTCAATAAAATATGGTAGAATATTTAAAGTTAAATTATATTTACCGTATGTAAACAACTACTATAAACAAAAACTGTATTTTGTCATTTTAATAATCAATATGATAGACACTATAATTAATTGTTTTAAGATAATATAAAGGAAGTAATAATTTGGAAAAAAATCAAGCTTATTTATTAAATTTACTAGACTATAATTCTACTAACATAGAAGAATTGAGAGCATATGCAGAAGAAAATGATGTGCCTATTGTCGATCGAATGACACTTGAAATGATTAAACAAATAATTAGAATACATAAACCTACTAAAATTCTTGAAATTGGTACAGCCATAGGATATAGTTCAATGCAATTTGCTGCAATTAATCCGCAAATCCAAGTTACGACAATTGAAAGAAATGAACAAATGCAAGCACAGGCATCAAGCAATTTTGAACGTTATAATTTTCAACAGCAAATTCATATGATTCAAGGCGATGCATTAGAACAATTTGACACTGTAAAAAATCAGACCTTTGATATGATTTTTATCGATGCTGCCAAAGCACAGTCAAAGAAATTTTTTGAGTTATATACCCCTTTATTAAAACAAAATGGTGTCGTTATTACAGACAACATCTTATATCATGATTTTGTTGCAGATATTGATGTAGTTAGAAATAGAAATATAAAACAAATGGTCAAAAAAATACAAAAATATAATGAATGGTTAATACAAAACGATTCGTTTACTACTAATTTTTTAAATATTGATGATGGTTTAGCTATTTCAATTAAAGGAGAGTAAGTATGACTGAATTATTAGTGACACCCAAATCTGTTGCTCATATTGCAACCCTAATAGACAAAGGGGCAGATGCTTTTGTTCTTGGAGAACAAAAATTTGGTTTGAGACTTGCTGGTGAATTTGATCGCGATACTTTAAAAGAGGCTGTTGAATTAATACATCAGCATGGTAAAAAAGCTTACATCGCAGTAAATGGTATTTTTCATAATTATCATTTGAACGCACTTGAGGATTATATTTCATATTTACATGAAATAAATGTGGATAGAATAATTTTTGGCGATCCTGCTGTAGTCATGTACGTCAAACAACAAGCGCATCCTATTCCGCTAAATTGGGACGCTGAAGCTTTAGTAACAAACTACTTCCAATGTAATTATTGGGGGGAGAAGGGCGCTAACAGAGCGGTATTAGCTAGAGAATTAAGTTTAGAAGAAATATTAAACATTAAACAACATGCCAATGTAGAAATTGAAGTTCAAGTACATGGCATGACATGTATGTTCCAATCAAAACGTATGTTATTAGGGAATTATTATACTTTCCAACAACGTCAAATGAAAATTGAACGTAATGATGTATCTAAACAATTGTTATTGTATGACGAAGAACGTGATAACAAATATCCTGTGTATGAAGATTATAACGGAACACATATTATGTCTCCGAATGATATTTGTTTAATAGAAGAATTAGATGCGCTTTTAGAAGCCGGTATCGATGCCTTTAAAATTGATGGCGTATTACAAACAGAGGAATATATCAATGTTTGCACTGCTCAATATAGAGAAGCTATCGATTTATATAATGAGGATCCAGAAGCATACGAGGATGAAAAATTTATGCTCGTAGATCCGATTGAAGAAATCCAACCAGAACATCGACCATTTGACGAAGGATTTTTATTTAAGCAAACAGTATATTAAGGAGGAGAATTAAGTGAAATTATTAGAAAAAGCAAATACTTCTATTACTCCTAAAATAAAAAAACCTGAATTACTAGCACCTGCTGGGAATTTAGAAAAACTTAAAATTGCAGTTCATTATGGCGCAGACGCTGTCTTTTTAGGTGGCCAAGAGTATGGTTTAAGATCCAATGCTGGCAATTTCACAATGGCTGAAATTGAAGAAGGCGTTAATTTTGCACGTAAATATGGTGCTAAAATATATATAACAACTAATATTATTGCTCACGATGAAAATATAGAAGGTTTAGATGCATATTTAAAAGACCTGGAAGCAACAGGTGCTACGGGAATAATCGTTGCCGATCCACTAATAATAGAAACATGTAAAAAAGTGGCTCCGTCACTTGAAATTCATTTATCCACGCAACAATCTTTATCAAATTATAAGGCTGTCGAATTCTGGAAAGAAGAGGGATTAGATCGTGTGGTTTTAGCACGTGAAACAGGCGCTATGGAAATGCAAGAAATGAAGGACAAGGTTGATATAGAAATCGAAGCCTTTATTCATGGAGCTATGTGTATTGCATATTCCGGTAGATGTACATTGAGTAATCATATGACTGCACGCGATTCAAACCGTGGTGGTTGTTGTCAGAGCTGCCGTTGGGACTATGATTTACTAGCAGTTGATGACGATGGAGAATTAGATTTATTATATAATGAAAATGATGTCGTGCCATTTGCAATGAGTCCGAAAGATTTAAAATTAATTGAATCTATTCCTAATATGATGGATATCGGTATCGATTCACTTAAAATTGAAGGAAGAATGAAATCAATTCATTACATAGCAACTGTTGTATCTGTATATCGAAAGGTTATCGATGCATATGCTGCTGACCCTGATAACTTTAAAATTGACCCAAGCTGGTTAGTTGAGTTAAGTAAATGTGCGAATAGAGCTACTGCTCCAGCATTTTTTGAGGGTACACCAGGTTATGAGGAGCAAATGTTTGGTTCAGTAGGTGAAAAAAATCAATCTTCTTATGATTTTTGTGGTTTAGTATTAGATTATGATGAAACATCACAAATTGCGACCATACAACAACGTAATAAATTTGCACCGGGCGAAGAAATAGAGTTTTTCGGTCCAGAGATCGATACATTTAAACAAGTTGTAGAGCATATTTACGACGAAGAAGGTAACGAATTAGATGCTGCGCGTCATCCACTTCAAATTATACAAATAAAAGTCGATAAACCTTTATATGCAAACAACATGATAAGAAAGGAAATTGGGTAATGAAAAGTACGACCATTATAGGAATTGCTGGCGGCTCAGGTTCAGGGAAAACAACGGTTACTGACGAAATTATGAAAAATTTAGAAGGTCATAGTGTTGCACTTTTAGCGCAAGACTATTACTATAAAGACCAATCGCATTTATCTTTTGAAGAGCGATTAGAAACAAATTATGATCATCCTTTTGCATTTGATAATGATTTATTAATCGCTAATTTAAATGATTTGAGAAATGATAAGGTTGTCGAAGTACCAACGTATGATTATAAGAACCATACTAGAAGCGATGAAACGATTGCATTTGAACCAAAAGATGTTATTATCGTAGAAGGTATATTTGCACTGGAAAATAAAACATTAAGAGATTTAATGGACGTTAAAATATATGTTGATACAGATGCAGACTTAAGAATATTACGTCGTTTACTACGTGACACTAAGGAACGTGGACGTACAATGGAATCGGTAGTAAATCAATATCTAAATGTAGTGCGCCCTATGCACAATCAATTTATTGAACCTACTAAAAAGTATGCCGATATCATCATTCCAGAAGGTGGCAGTAATAAAGTCGCAATCGACATAATGACAACTAAAATCCAGACATTAGTAAGTAAACAATAGTAATTTTATAGTAAAGGAAGATGACATTATGGAAAACCAAAAACAATATCCAATGACTCAAGAAGGTTATGAGAAATTAGAACAAGAATTAGAAGAATTAAAGACTGTAAAACGACCAGAAGTTGTCGAAAAAATAAAAGTTGCTCGTTCTTTTGGTGACTTATCTGAGAACTCAGAGTATGATGCAGCTAAAGACGAACAAGGTTTTATAGAGCAAGACATTCAACGTATTGAAAATATGATTAGAAACGCACTTATCATTGAAGATACTGGCGATAATAACGTCGTACAAATCGGTAAAACAGTGACATTCGTTGAATTACCTGGTGACGAAGAAGAAAGTTACCAAATCGTTGGTTCAGCAGAAGCTGACGCATTTAACGGTAAAATTTCTAACGAATCTCCTATGGCGAAAAACTTAATTGGTAAAGGCTTAAATGATGAAGTACGTGTCCCTCTTCCAAATGGTGGAGAAATCAACGTTAAAATTGTTGATATTAAATAAGTTATACTTTAAAAAACCCTTGATATCATAACGATATTTAGGGTTTTTAAAATTCAAGTTTAAAAAATGATATACTATTTCATGAAAGTTTGATAAATTTAGTTTAGTTGGGGTAAATATAAAAGTCAGACTTTAAATTTGCTTTAATTGAAATTTACTGAAATGAATTATCTGATAATTTAATTTATTCAAAGGGGAGTAATATTTTGGAAACCAAAATATTGAATGAACAAACAATTATATATTACTTCGAGAACGAAATTTCTCGGACAACATTTAATAAAGTGCAACATGTAGTTACATATATAGAAGAACAGCAACTTACTTCAATTTTAGAGATTGTACCATCTTATCGTTCTATTATGTTAACGATTGATACTACGGTTGACGTGCCTAAAACTGTAATTGCACAGTTAAATATTGAAGCATTAAATTTAAATTCAATATCAAAAGAAATGGAACAAACACGTACTATTAATATTCCAGTGCTTTATGGTGATGAGCATGGCCCAGACCTAGAAGAAGTTGCACAACATAATGATTTAAGTATAGACGAGGTAGTAAAGATACATAGTTCAAATCCATATTTGATTTATCTACTTGGTTTTATGCCAGGGTTTCCATTTTTAGGTGGCTTAAGCGAAAAAATACATACGCCTAGGAGAAATGAACCTAGAACAAAAATACCAGCAGGTTCTGTCGGGATTGCTAACAATCAAACTGGGCTTTACCCAAAGCAATCACCAGGAGGTTGGCAAATTATTGGGCAAACGCCAATTGATGTTTTTAATATCAATAGAGAACCAATGTGTCTGTATCAACCGGGCGATTACATAAAATTTTATAGTATAACACAAGAAGAATTTGAAGATATTAAAAAACAACAACAAAATAATACATTTGATTATGAAAGGTTGGTGACGATTGAAAATGGCAATTAAAATTAAACAACCTGGATTATTCACTACAGTTCAAGACGAAGGCCGTATTGGCTATCAAAATTTAGGATTTTCAATTGCAGGTGCATTAGATCAATATGCATTAAAAATTGGGCAACAACTTATTGGCAATAAAGGACCTGCTTTAGAATGTACTATCATGGGTCCGACTATCGAATTTAAAGCTAATAACACATTCGTTATAACAGGTGCACCTTTTAATGCACAACTTAACGAAACATCAGTACCACACCAGACCGTTGTTCAAGCCAATAAAGGAGACATTTTAAAATTAAATAATGTTGTAGAGGGAGCTAGATGTTACATACTTTTTGGTAAACCTTTAGATATACCACAAGTAGCTAATAGTTATTCCACACATACTCGAAGCCAAATTGGTGGTTTCAAAGGACGCGCATTAAAATCAGGTGATTACATAAATTGTATTGAAAATGATTATGGTCACAATACGTTAGGGCATAAGTACAATGGTCAACTCGTTTTAGATGAAGAAGTAACCATTCATATAGTGGAAGGCCCACAAATTGACGCTTTTTCAGCAACTGCACAAAATGAACTTACGACAAATACGTTTACTATTTCTGATAGTTCTGACCGTATGGGTTATCGTTTAAAAGGGCCAACTATTAGTCCTGAACATTCTGCAGATATAATATCAGAACCTGTTGCATTGGGCAGTATTCAAGTACCTAATGATGGTAATCCAATTATTTTATTAAATGATAAACAAACGGTGGGCGGCTATACAAAAATCGCGAATGTTTGTCAGGCTGATTTAAATGTTTTGGCACAATTGAAACCTGGAAATAAAATACAATTCAAATGGATAACGATTGAAGAAGCTACTGATAAATTAATTGCAGAACAAGAAGAATTTGCAAAAACGTTAACAGCCATTACTGAAACACCACAGTTTGAAATTAATGAAATGAGAAATACTTCATCAAAAATAGCAAAATTATTAAAAGGGGAATAACAATGAATTTAGAGCAAATAGAAAAATTAATAACACTCGTTAAGGAAAATGACGTTAAAAAATTTAGATATAAAGATTATAGTAGTGAAATTGATATAGATTTTACAGAACCACAAAGTGGTGGAAATGCTGTTCAACATACAGCCAATGTATCTTCATCTGAGGGTGCAAATAACGCGTCTCAAAACGAAGAAAGCGCTGAATCAGACAATACTAAATCAATAAATGCTTCTATGGTTGGTACATTTTTCCTACAAGATGAAAAAGAATTAACTAATCCAATAATTGAAGTTGGTTCGACTGTAAACAAAGGTGATGTAATTGGTTAT
The Staphylococcus kloosii genome window above contains:
- a CDS encoding O-methyltransferase, with the protein product MEKNQAYLLNLLDYNSTNIEELRAYAEENDVPIVDRMTLEMIKQIIRIHKPTKILEIGTAIGYSSMQFAAINPQIQVTTIERNEQMQAQASSNFERYNFQQQIHMIQGDALEQFDTVKNQTFDMIFIDAAKAQSKKFFELYTPLLKQNGVVITDNILYHDFVADIDVVRNRNIKQMVKKIQKYNEWLIQNDSFTTNFLNIDDGLAISIKGE
- a CDS encoding peptidase U32 family protein; the protein is MTELLVTPKSVAHIATLIDKGADAFVLGEQKFGLRLAGEFDRDTLKEAVELIHQHGKKAYIAVNGIFHNYHLNALEDYISYLHEINVDRIIFGDPAVVMYVKQQAHPIPLNWDAEALVTNYFQCNYWGEKGANRAVLARELSLEEILNIKQHANVEIEVQVHGMTCMFQSKRMLLGNYYTFQQRQMKIERNDVSKQLLLYDEERDNKYPVYEDYNGTHIMSPNDICLIEELDALLEAGIDAFKIDGVLQTEEYINVCTAQYREAIDLYNEDPEAYEDEKFMLVDPIEEIQPEHRPFDEGFLFKQTVY
- a CDS encoding peptidase U32 family protein produces the protein MKLLEKANTSITPKIKKPELLAPAGNLEKLKIAVHYGADAVFLGGQEYGLRSNAGNFTMAEIEEGVNFARKYGAKIYITTNIIAHDENIEGLDAYLKDLEATGATGIIVADPLIIETCKKVAPSLEIHLSTQQSLSNYKAVEFWKEEGLDRVVLARETGAMEMQEMKDKVDIEIEAFIHGAMCIAYSGRCTLSNHMTARDSNRGGCCQSCRWDYDLLAVDDDGELDLLYNENDVVPFAMSPKDLKLIESIPNMMDIGIDSLKIEGRMKSIHYIATVVSVYRKVIDAYAADPDNFKIDPSWLVELSKCANRATAPAFFEGTPGYEEQMFGSVGEKNQSSYDFCGLVLDYDETSQIATIQQRNKFAPGEEIEFFGPEIDTFKQVVEHIYDEEGNELDAARHPLQIIQIKVDKPLYANNMIRKEIG
- the udk gene encoding uridine kinase, which gives rise to MKSTTIIGIAGGSGSGKTTVTDEIMKNLEGHSVALLAQDYYYKDQSHLSFEERLETNYDHPFAFDNDLLIANLNDLRNDKVVEVPTYDYKNHTRSDETIAFEPKDVIIVEGIFALENKTLRDLMDVKIYVDTDADLRILRRLLRDTKERGRTMESVVNQYLNVVRPMHNQFIEPTKKYADIIIPEGGSNKVAIDIMTTKIQTLVSKQ
- the greA gene encoding transcription elongation factor GreA, translating into MENQKQYPMTQEGYEKLEQELEELKTVKRPEVVEKIKVARSFGDLSENSEYDAAKDEQGFIEQDIQRIENMIRNALIIEDTGDNNVVQIGKTVTFVELPGDEEESYQIVGSAEADAFNGKISNESPMAKNLIGKGLNDEVRVPLPNGGEINVKIVDIK
- the pxpB gene encoding 5-oxoprolinase subunit PxpB, translating into METKILNEQTIIYYFENEISRTTFNKVQHVVTYIEEQQLTSILEIVPSYRSIMLTIDTTVDVPKTVIAQLNIEALNLNSISKEMEQTRTINIPVLYGDEHGPDLEEVAQHNDLSIDEVVKIHSSNPYLIYLLGFMPGFPFLGGLSEKIHTPRRNEPRTKIPAGSVGIANNQTGLYPKQSPGGWQIIGQTPIDVFNINREPMCLYQPGDYIKFYSITQEEFEDIKKQQQNNTFDYERLVTIENGN
- a CDS encoding 5-oxoprolinase subunit C family protein produces the protein MAIKIKQPGLFTTVQDEGRIGYQNLGFSIAGALDQYALKIGQQLIGNKGPALECTIMGPTIEFKANNTFVITGAPFNAQLNETSVPHQTVVQANKGDILKLNNVVEGARCYILFGKPLDIPQVANSYSTHTRSQIGGFKGRALKSGDYINCIENDYGHNTLGHKYNGQLVLDEEVTIHIVEGPQIDAFSATAQNELTTNTFTISDSSDRMGYRLKGPTISPEHSADIISEPVALGSIQVPNDGNPIILLNDKQTVGGYTKIANVCQADLNVLAQLKPGNKIQFKWITIEEATDKLIAEQEEFAKTLTAITETPQFEINEMRNTSSKIAKLLKGE
- a CDS encoding acetyl-CoA carboxylase biotin carboxyl carrier protein, giving the protein MNLEQIEKLITLVKENDVKKFRYKDYSSEIDIDFTEPQSGGNAVQHTANVSSSEGANNASQNEESAESDNTKSINASMVGTFFLQDEKELTNPIIEVGSTVNKGDVIGYIEAMKVLNEVVSDVEGTVSEIVVDHGTQVEYNQTLIKVD